In the genome of Acidimicrobiia bacterium, one region contains:
- a CDS encoding nucleotidyl transferase AbiEii/AbiGii toxin family protein: MTDDQGNRGHSQYGKLQHAAREAGRNTQEFLVIYAMEGFLERLALSDHRDNLVLKGGMLLARFDARRPTRDIDIHSDSLSNDLATIADVVSDILRIDASDGLQFDLADLRAETIRDEDEYSGVRVAVGCSLHTAQIRLTVDVNVGDAVWPEPELIRLPRLLGGQLPPINGYPLSMVFAEKLVTAAQRGTANTRWRDFADVYLLTGQQPLDSDEARKAIRTVAESRSFALPLLSEVLRGYAELAQARWTAWRSRQELEDRLPASFAEVLALVIAFADPLFGSQMEQSDWDPGERRWVVSP, encoded by the coding sequence GTGACGGACGACCAGGGGAACCGCGGGCACTCGCAGTACGGGAAGCTTCAGCACGCGGCACGGGAGGCTGGCCGCAATACCCAGGAGTTCCTGGTCATCTACGCGATGGAGGGGTTTCTCGAGCGTCTCGCGCTATCGGATCACCGAGACAACCTGGTCCTCAAAGGAGGGATGCTCCTCGCCAGGTTCGATGCGCGTCGCCCAACTCGTGACATCGATATCCATTCCGACTCCCTCAGCAACGATCTGGCCACCATCGCCGACGTCGTCAGCGACATCCTCCGGATCGATGCCAGCGATGGTCTCCAGTTCGACCTCGCGGATCTCCGGGCGGAGACCATCCGCGATGAGGACGAGTACTCCGGAGTGCGCGTCGCGGTCGGCTGCAGCCTCCACACAGCTCAGATCAGGCTGACGGTCGACGTCAATGTCGGAGATGCGGTCTGGCCGGAGCCGGAACTCATCCGGCTACCTCGCCTCCTCGGCGGGCAGCTCCCGCCTATCAATGGCTACCCCCTGTCCATGGTCTTCGCCGAGAAGCTTGTGACGGCCGCACAAAGGGGCACAGCCAACACTCGTTGGAGGGATTTCGCCGACGTCTATCTCCTGACCGGTCAACAGCCCCTCGACAGCGATGAGGCCCGGAAGGCGATCCGAACTGTCGCCGAAAGTCGAAGCTTTGCTCTGCCGCTGCTTTCGGAGGTGCTGAGGGGATACGCGGAGCTGGCCCAGGCCAGATGGACGGCGTGGCGAAGCCGCCAAGAGCTGGAGGATCGCCTCCCAGCGAGCTTCGCCGAGGTACTCGCACTGGTCATCGCATTCGCAGACCCTCTCTTCGGATCACAGATGGAACAATCCGATTGGGATCCAGGCGAGAGACGATGGGTTGTCAGCCCTTAG
- a CDS encoding type IV toxin-antitoxin system AbiEi family antitoxin domain-containing protein produces the protein MPSARSDTEPLDQLGPIFRWSDARDAGLTNPRLYRMLDRGDIERIGHGLYKKAGWETTDTDLMEIAAAAPRATLCLLSALAHHDLTDQIPSRYDIALPRGTWHPRLPIRIRWHSFGTDTFELGRSTLLLESELTIGIYSPERSIIDAYRLRHNEGDDLGREALKRWLRRGTSQPSDLLRLSQSFPKAEGLLRHDLQVLL, from the coding sequence ATGCCATCCGCACGCTCAGACACCGAACCCCTCGATCAGCTGGGGCCGATCTTCCGCTGGTCAGATGCCCGCGATGCCGGGCTCACCAACCCGCGCCTCTACAGGATGCTCGATCGCGGCGATATCGAGCGCATCGGACATGGTCTCTACAAGAAGGCCGGATGGGAGACAACCGATACCGACCTGATGGAGATAGCGGCAGCAGCGCCAAGAGCCACCCTCTGTCTCCTGTCTGCATTGGCACATCACGACCTGACAGACCAGATCCCGTCGCGATACGACATCGCCCTGCCACGGGGGACCTGGCACCCGCGCCTTCCCATCCGGATTCGTTGGCACTCGTTCGGCACGGATACCTTCGAGCTCGGTCGCTCGACGCTCCTCCTCGAGTCGGAACTCACCATCGGCATCTACTCCCCTGAGCGTTCGATCATCGACGCCTACCGGCTACGACACAACGAGGGTGACGACCTGGGGCGAGAGGCCCTCAAGCGGTGGCTTCGTCGTGGAACCTCACAGCCTTCCGATCTCCTCCGGCTCTCACAGTCGTTTCCCAAGGCCGAGGGCTTGCTGCGTCATGACCTCCAGGTCCTTCTGTGA